The Pseudanabaena yagii GIHE-NHR1 genome segment GATCGCGGCAACCCTAGAGCATTGCATTAACGAAATTAGAAGCATCCAGCAAGAATCGAGGAGTACGGGTATTCCTCAACGTGCCAAATTCCCCATGATCGTATTGCGGACTCCTAAGGGCTGGACGGGGCCTGCGGAAGTGGATGGGCATAAGGTTGAGGGATTCTGGAGAGCACATCAAGTACCACTATCAGGAATGCACAACAATCCTGAGCATTTAAAAATGTTATCTGATTGGATGCTCAGCTATAAACCTAATGAATTGTTTGATGAGTCAGGTAAGTTGCTCCCTGAACTGAAGGAACTTGCACCAAAAGGCGATCGCCGCATGAGTGCCAACCCGATCGCAAATGGTGGGTTACTCCGTCGTGCTTTGAGAATGCCCGATTTCCGCAACTATGGCGTAAATATTGCTAAGGCGGGGACAACTGAAGCGGAAAATACGAAGCCATTAGGTGTATTCCTGCGTGATGTGATGCGTCAAAACATGGAGAATTTCCGTGTATTTGGCCCCGATGAAAATACATCGAATAAACTGCAAGCCGTTTACGAAGTTAGTAAGAAGTTCTGGATTGCGGAATATCTGCCTGAAGATGCCGATGGTGGTGAACTTGCTACCGATGGGCGCGTGATGGAAATTCTCAGCGAACATACCCTAGAGGGCTGGCTAGAGGGTTATCTATTAACAGGAAGACATGGATTCTTCTCGACCTATGAATCCTTTGTCCATGTTATTGACTCAATGATCAACCAGCATTGTAAATGGTTGGAAATCAGTAAAGATATTCCTTGGCGATCGCCGATCGCTTCTCTAAATTTGTTGATTACTTCCACAGTTTGGCGGCAGGATCACAATGGCTTCACCCATCAAGACCCCGGCTTCTTGGATGTGGTAGTCAATAAGAGCGCCGAAGTAACGCGCATCTATTTACCACCTGATGTAAATACATTGCTATCGGTTGCCGATCATTGCTTGCGTAGTACCGACTATGTGAATGTGATTGTTTCTGATAAGCAATCACATTTGCAATTCTTGAGCATGGATGAGGCGATTAAGCATTGCACCAAGGGCTTAGGAATTTGGGACTGGGCAAGTAACGATCAAGGTACGGAACCTGATGTGGTGATGGTGGGCTGTGGTGATGTACTCACTCAAGAGGCTCTAGCCGCTACGATCTTGCTATGGGAGCATTTCCCTGAGTTGAAGATTCGCTTTATCAATGTGGTGGATCTGTTCAAGCTACAACCTGATACAGAACATCCTCATGGTTTAAGCGATCGCGATTTTGATTCTCTTTTCACCACAGACAAGCCAATTATTTTCAACTTCCACGGTTATCCTTGGTTGATTCACCGTCTCGCCTATCGCCGCACTAATCACAAAAATCTCCACGTGCGCGGTTACAAAGAGAAAGGCAATATCAACACACCTTTGGAGTTGGCGATTAATAACCAAGTTGACCGCTTTAGTCTGGCGATCGATGTGATCGATCGCGTGCCTAAGTTGCAAAATATCGGCGCTCATGCGAAGCAGAACTTACTCGATCAGCAAATCGAATGTCGTCAATATGCCTACGAACATGGCATCGATAAACCTGAAATTGTGAACTGGCGCTATCCCCATTAAACCCTCTCCCTCTTCCCCATAGGAGTTACGTGTACACACAAGTCATAAAACCCATTCAAGTCAACAATTAATCGCCCCCTAGCCCCCAATTCTGGGGGGACAAGAAAATAAAAGTCTTTCAAAGTCCCCCAGAATTGGGGGATTTAGGGGGCTTAGATAAATCGAAACGTAGACAGGTAAACTTGTGTGTACACCGTGGCTCAATGGGAGAGGGGGAGCAAATCAATAAGGAATCATGAGCTTAAAATTATATCTACTCCGTCATGGCGAAACTGCCTATAGTCGCACTGGTGGCTATTGTGGCGAGCTTGATCCTGAATTAACAGAGAATGGCGAAAAAATGGCACAAGCCTTTAGCGATGCTTATAAAGTGATCGCATGGGATGCCGTGTTTGTTAGCCCGATGAAACGCACGATCGCCACAGCTACACCTCTATGCCGAGCCGTCAACATAGAAATGCAATTTCGAGATGGATTAAAAGAATTGCGCTATGGCAAATGGGAAGGATTAACTAATGAGTTTGTGAAGGAGAACTATAGCGAAGATTATCTGCGATGGTTAACGGAACCTGCATGGAATCCTCCCACAGGTGGCGAAACCGCCGTCCAACTTGCTAGCCGAGCCTCATTTGTAATTGCTGAAATCCAAGAGATGTATCCATCGGGAAATGTGTTAGTTGTTTCCCACAAGGCAACGATTCGCGTAATTCTCTGTAGCCTATTGGGAATTGATATGGGTCGATATCGCGATCGCATTGATGTTCCTGCTGCCTCACTCAGCATTGTCCAATTTGGCGCACTTGGTCCCATGCTCAAGGTTTTAGGCGATCGCAGTTTCATGGATGCTGACCTGCGATCGCTAGTTGGAACTTAATCTTGCTCTAAAGGGGTTTTGCTTTTGCCGTAGGCAAAAGCAAAACCTTATAGTGTATGTCCCATGCGTTTGGGAATAGCCTCACTGAAGTTTTTAGTGATTTCCGCGAGAGATACCGCGATCGCTTTTTCTCCCGCAACAACAATCTCCAAATTGCTAGTTGCATCACTGACCATGCCAATATGTTGCCAAGAATTACCTAGTTGACTGGTGAGATAAGCTTCCCAAGTGGGGCGATCGCTAGCTTTAACCGAAACGACAATCCGACTTGCACCTTCACCAAAGAGAAGTTGGGTGAGATTTAAACCGTCTGGCAGAGACAGTTGAATCTGTGCGGTAAGTTTTCCAGAAATCGAGGATTCAGCGATCGCTACTGCTAGACCACCTTCAGCACAATCATGGGCGGATTGGATTAAGCCTTGGGCGATGCCTTGGCGACAGGTAAATTGAACTTTGCGCTCTAGCTCAAAATCAACAGGTTGGGGACGACCAGTGACTTCACCGATAACTGAGGCGAGATATTCTGAACCCGCAAGACTAGCGCGATCGCTGCCGAGTAAATAAATGGCGTCACCAACATTCTGCCAACCTTGACCGACGACTTTGGTGACATCTTCGACTAAACCAACCATACCGATCACAGGTGTGGGATAGATTGGTTGCGCGTTACCTTCGGAGTCGATGGTTTCGTTATAGAGGGAGACGTTACCACCAGTCACAGGTGTGGACAATTCACGACAAGCATCGGCAATACCCCGACAAGCTTCGTGTAACTGCCAGTAGCCGATCGCATGTTCAGGGCTGCCAAAGTTCAAATTATCTGTAACCGATAACGGCTCAGAACCAACACAGGAAAGATTTCTGGCTGCCTCCGCAACGGCTAGTTTTGCGCCTTCATAGGGGTCAAGATAGACATAACGGGCATTGCAGTCAACGGTGGCAGCAACACCCGCAAGGGAATTAATTTGGCATTGAGCAGAACTTACTTCACCAGCACCAAAACCTTGACTGCGTAAACGAATTACTGCCGCATCAGCCCCTCCGGGGAAGATCACCGTATTATTTTGAACTTGGTGATCGTATTGGCGATAGACCCATGCTTTGGAAGCAATCGCAGGAGTATCAAGTAATTTCAATAGAGCTTCGTTGGGATTAATTTCGGGGAAAGAGGCGATCGCAGATTTCTCATCCCATGCCCAAGCTTTCTTGGCATAGTCGGGCGTATCTGCTAGCTGACGATGATAAATCGGTGTATTATCTGCCAAAGCCGTTGCAGGAATCTCCGCCGCAACTTCACCATGCCAGAGAATGCGGACAATCGGCTCCGCGAGAACTTCTCCCGCAACTACCGCATGAAGTCCCCAACGTTCAAAAATCTCAATTAGCTCTGCTTCTCTTCCCTTATGGGCAACAAAAAGCATTCGCTCCTGAGATTCCGAAAGTAGATATTCGTAAGGAGTCATGCCCGATTCTCTAGCAGGAATCTTATCCAAATCTAGAACTACGCCAACGCCACCTTTCGCCGCCATCTCTGAAGTGGAACAGGTTAAACCTGCTGCGCCCATATCCTGTGCGGCAACGACTGCACCTGTTTTGAAAGCTTCCAAACAAGCTTCCACTAGGGACTTTTCTAAAAAGGGATCGCCCACTTGGACAGCAGGACGGCTTTGCTCGGATTTATCAGAAAGCTCGGCACTGGCGAAACTTGCGCCTTTCATACCATCACGCCCAGTAGTAGAACCCACGTAAACCACAGGATTGCCGACACCCGCAGCCCCAGATTTGACGATTTCCTTAGTTTCCATAATCCCGATCGCCATCGCATTTACAAGCGGATTACGGTTATAAGCCTTATCAAAATAAACTTCGCCGCCAACGGTCGGAACACCAATACAGTTGCCATAGCCAGCGATGCCATTGACGATGCCATTGACGCGACTCCGCACCCAA includes the following:
- a CDS encoding phosphoketolase family protein, encoding MVSTPLKLSEPDLSNNSIHGSISSYGIARSTVTGTPLSAEELRKIDAYWRACNYLAIGMIYLRENPLLREPLKSEHVKNRLLGHWGSSPGMSFVYTHLNRLIKKYDLNTIFLAGPGHGAPGILGPVYLEGTYSEVYHDISEDEEGLKRFFKQFSFPGGIGSHCTPETPGSIHEGGELGYSVSHAYGTVFDNPDLISVVMVGDGESETGPLATAWHSNKFINPIRDGAVLPILHLNGYKINNPTVLSRISHEELESLFIGYGYQPYFVEGSDPESMHQAIAATLEHCINEIRSIQQESRSTGIPQRAKFPMIVLRTPKGWTGPAEVDGHKVEGFWRAHQVPLSGMHNNPEHLKMLSDWMLSYKPNELFDESGKLLPELKELAPKGDRRMSANPIANGGLLRRALRMPDFRNYGVNIAKAGTTEAENTKPLGVFLRDVMRQNMENFRVFGPDENTSNKLQAVYEVSKKFWIAEYLPEDADGGELATDGRVMEILSEHTLEGWLEGYLLTGRHGFFSTYESFVHVIDSMINQHCKWLEISKDIPWRSPIASLNLLITSTVWRQDHNGFTHQDPGFLDVVVNKSAEVTRIYLPPDVNTLLSVADHCLRSTDYVNVIVSDKQSHLQFLSMDEAIKHCTKGLGIWDWASNDQGTEPDVVMVGCGDVLTQEALAATILLWEHFPELKIRFINVVDLFKLQPDTEHPHGLSDRDFDSLFTTDKPIIFNFHGYPWLIHRLAYRRTNHKNLHVRGYKEKGNINTPLELAINNQVDRFSLAIDVIDRVPKLQNIGAHAKQNLLDQQIECRQYAYEHGIDKPEIVNWRYPH
- a CDS encoding histidine phosphatase family protein, encoding MSLKLYLLRHGETAYSRTGGYCGELDPELTENGEKMAQAFSDAYKVIAWDAVFVSPMKRTIATATPLCRAVNIEMQFRDGLKELRYGKWEGLTNEFVKENYSEDYLRWLTEPAWNPPTGGETAVQLASRASFVIAEIQEMYPSGNVLVVSHKATIRVILCSLLGIDMGRYRDRIDVPAASLSIVQFGALGPMLKVLGDRSFMDADLRSLVGT
- the purL gene encoding phosphoribosylformylglycinamidine synthase subunit PurL; translation: MTVSTTFKFSPAEIKSEGLTLDEYQMICDRLGREPNKAELGMFGVMWSEHCCYKNSRPLLKQFPTTGDRILVGPGENAGVVKITDDIAISFKIESHNRPSAVEPYQGAATGVGGILRDIFTMGARPVAILNSLRFGELSDPWVRSRVNGIVNGIAGYGNCIGVPTVGGEVYFDKAYNRNPLVNAMAIGIMETKEIVKSGAAGVGNPVVYVGSTTGRDGMKGASFASAELSDKSEQSRPAVQVGDPFLEKSLVEACLEAFKTGAVVAAQDMGAAGLTCSTSEMAAKGGVGVVLDLDKIPARESGMTPYEYLLSESQERMLFVAHKGREAELIEIFERWGLHAVVAGEVLAEPIVRILWHGEVAAEIPATALADNTPIYHRQLADTPDYAKKAWAWDEKSAIASFPEINPNEALLKLLDTPAIASKAWVYRQYDHQVQNNTVIFPGGADAAVIRLRSQGFGAGEVSSAQCQINSLAGVAATVDCNARYVYLDPYEGAKLAVAEAARNLSCVGSEPLSVTDNLNFGSPEHAIGYWQLHEACRGIADACRELSTPVTGGNVSLYNETIDSEGNAQPIYPTPVIGMVGLVEDVTKVVGQGWQNVGDAIYLLGSDRASLAGSEYLASVIGEVTGRPQPVDFELERKVQFTCRQGIAQGLIQSAHDCAEGGLAVAIAESSISGKLTAQIQLSLPDGLNLTQLLFGEGASRIVVSVKASDRPTWEAYLTSQLGNSWQHIGMVSDATSNLEIVVAGEKAIAVSLAEITKNFSEAIPKRMGHTL